The Geodermatophilaceae bacterium NBWT11 genome has a segment encoding these proteins:
- a CDS encoding alpha/beta hydrolase — MTQTLDAPGATLSYEVLGSGPVLVLIGHPMTGDGFRALAAQFPDRTVVLHDPRGTGASPMTDPTEPPDADVLADDLSRVVAAVGDGPVDVFGSSGGAITAMALAAAHPDQVRTVVAHEPPLTEYLPDAAHVREQLAGVAAIHREQGLFPAMGAFGVVAGFSMPEPPADAPPPPMPSEDDQRSMTRMVLGIQSICTYRVPPLPAGRVRIGVGAWSGDAELTGRTSRAVAAALGLPLDVFPGGHGGFAPEQGGDVEAFAAVLRTLLG, encoded by the coding sequence ATGACGCAGACCCTGGACGCCCCCGGCGCGACGCTCTCCTACGAGGTGCTGGGCTCGGGCCCCGTGCTGGTGCTGATCGGGCACCCGATGACCGGCGACGGGTTCCGCGCGCTGGCCGCGCAGTTCCCCGACCGCACCGTCGTCCTGCACGACCCGCGCGGCACCGGCGCCAGCCCGATGACCGACCCGACCGAGCCGCCGGACGCCGACGTGCTGGCCGATGACCTCTCCCGGGTGGTCGCCGCCGTCGGCGACGGCCCGGTGGACGTGTTCGGGTCCAGCGGCGGCGCGATCACCGCGATGGCCCTGGCCGCAGCCCACCCCGACCAGGTGCGCACCGTGGTCGCCCACGAGCCGCCGCTGACGGAGTACCTGCCCGACGCGGCGCACGTGCGGGAGCAGCTGGCCGGGGTGGCCGCGATCCACCGGGAGCAGGGTCTCTTCCCGGCGATGGGCGCGTTCGGCGTCGTCGCCGGCTTCTCCATGCCCGAGCCCCCGGCCGACGCGCCCCCGCCGCCGATGCCGTCGGAGGACGACCAGCGCTCGATGACCCGGATGGTGCTCGGCATCCAGAGCATCTGCACCTACCGGGTGCCGCCGCTGCCGGCCGGCCGGGTGCGCATCGGGGTCGGCGCGTGGTCCGGGGACGCAGAGCTCACCGGCCGGACCTCGCGCGCGGTCGCCGCCGCGCTCGGGCTGCCGCTGGACGTCTTCCCCGGCGGGCACGGTGGCTTCGCGCCCGAGCAGGGCGGGGACGTCGAGGCGTTCGCCGCCGTCCTCCGGACACTGCTGGGCTGA
- a CDS encoding beta-lactamase family protein, whose amino-acid sequence MSPAPGASRWDMTFTELFALVDTHVAEGRFPGAVAAVRHAGTTHVHAAGVQHVGSSAPMTPETPFRIASLTKPFGGVLAQSLIADGTLDPAADVTRWLPELADLHVLVHPTAGLDVRVPARGPVTVADLLQMTAGFGLRMDASPLAHGMWEQQVAPGPLPPALDPDTWLTRLGALPLADQPGEGWQYHSGSDVLGVLLARVTGRSVAGLLAERVTGPLGLTHTRFWTADPLPTAYAPGEDGLEVLDPPDGVWSRPPVFESLGGGLLSTAADVAGLLGAIADDALPGVAAADVLRDPLTDRQRASAQAFLGPGRTWAAGNLELTLEVSDPWTTPGRFGWTGGTGTTGYGDPTLDLVAVLLTQRMMTGPHDGPEEFWQAAHDAVTR is encoded by the coding sequence ATGAGTCCGGCGCCCGGGGCGAGTCGGTGGGACATGACGTTCACCGAGCTGTTCGCCCTCGTCGACACCCACGTCGCGGAGGGCCGGTTCCCCGGTGCGGTCGCCGCCGTCCGGCACGCCGGGACGACCCACGTGCACGCCGCCGGGGTGCAGCACGTGGGGTCGTCAGCGCCGATGACGCCGGAGACCCCGTTCCGGATCGCCTCGCTGACCAAGCCGTTCGGCGGGGTGCTGGCGCAGTCGCTGATCGCCGACGGCACCCTCGACCCGGCCGCCGACGTGACCCGCTGGCTGCCCGAGCTCGCCGACCTGCACGTGCTGGTGCACCCCACCGCGGGGCTCGACGTCCGGGTGCCGGCCCGCGGCCCGGTCACGGTCGCCGACCTGCTGCAGATGACCGCCGGGTTCGGCCTGCGGATGGACGCCTCCCCGCTGGCGCACGGGATGTGGGAGCAGCAGGTCGCCCCCGGCCCGCTGCCGCCGGCGCTGGACCCGGACACCTGGCTGACCCGGCTGGGCGCGCTGCCGCTGGCCGACCAGCCGGGGGAGGGGTGGCAGTACCACTCCGGCAGCGACGTCCTGGGCGTGCTGCTCGCCCGGGTGACCGGCCGCAGCGTCGCGGGACTGTTGGCCGAGCGGGTCACCGGGCCCCTGGGCCTCACCCACACCCGCTTCTGGACGGCGGATCCGCTCCCCACCGCCTACGCCCCCGGAGAGGACGGGCTCGAGGTGCTCGACCCACCCGACGGCGTCTGGTCCCGCCCGCCCGTCTTCGAGTCCCTCGGCGGCGGGCTGCTCAGCACCGCCGCCGACGTCGCCGGCCTGCTGGGTGCGATCGCCGACGACGCCCTGCCCGGGGTGGCCGCCGCCGACGTGCTCCGCGACCCGCTCACCGACCGCCAGCGCGCTTCCGCGCAGGCCTTCCTCGGCCCGGGCCGCACCTGGGCCGCCGGCAACCTGGAGCTGACGCTGGAGGTCAGCGACCCCTGGACCACGCCGGGCCGGTTCGGCTGGACCGGCGGCACCGGCACCACCGGCTACGGCGACCCCACCCTCGACTTGGTCGCCGTGCTGCTCACCCAGCGGATGATGACCGGGCCGCACGACGGCCCCGAGGAGTTCTGGCAGGCCGCGCACGACGCGGTCACCCGCTGA
- a CDS encoding SMP-30/gluconolactonase/LRE family protein: MTLTTLLTGGSFFEGPRWHQGHWWVSDFYRGQVLQVSTAGEETVVLEVPTQPSGSGRLPDGSLVLVSMTDQRLLRWDGSELATYAALAPYCGGLLNDLVADAAGHVFVGDFGFDLMAGGAPGPASLKRVDPDGTITVVAEDLLFPNGMVITADGGTLLVGETLGNRYTAFDLAPDGTLSNRRVWAQFGPEPTGTTTEEVLGQLVIAPDGCTGDAEGHVWAADAVGGRAVRIAPGGEVVDEVRAPEGLGVFACALGGDDGRTLLLCCAPDFLEHARRPVREAVLLTTTLAVPHAGRP, translated from the coding sequence ATGACGCTCACGACCCTGCTCACCGGTGGTTCGTTCTTCGAGGGCCCGCGCTGGCACCAGGGGCACTGGTGGGTGTCGGACTTCTACCGCGGCCAGGTCCTCCAGGTGTCCACCGCCGGGGAGGAGACCGTCGTCCTCGAGGTGCCCACCCAGCCCTCGGGCTCGGGCCGGCTGCCCGACGGGTCGCTGGTGCTGGTGTCGATGACCGACCAACGGCTGCTGCGCTGGGACGGCAGCGAGCTCGCCACCTACGCCGCGCTCGCGCCGTACTGCGGAGGGCTGCTCAACGACCTGGTCGCCGATGCCGCCGGGCACGTGTTCGTCGGCGACTTCGGCTTCGACCTGATGGCCGGCGGCGCCCCCGGCCCGGCCAGCCTCAAGCGGGTCGACCCCGACGGCACCATCACCGTCGTCGCCGAGGACCTGCTCTTCCCCAACGGCATGGTGATCACCGCCGACGGCGGCACGCTGCTCGTCGGGGAGACCCTCGGCAACCGGTACACCGCCTTCGACCTGGCCCCCGACGGCACCCTGTCGAACCGCCGGGTGTGGGCGCAGTTCGGGCCCGAGCCAACCGGCACGACGACCGAGGAGGTGCTCGGTCAGCTGGTGATCGCCCCCGACGGCTGCACCGGGGACGCCGAGGGCCACGTGTGGGCCGCCGACGCGGTGGGCGGTCGCGCCGTCCGGATCGCCCCGGGCGGGGAGGTCGTGGACGAGGTGCGGGCCCCCGAGGGCCTCGGCGTCTTCGCCTGCGCCCTCGGCGGGGACGACGGCCGCACCCTGCTGCTGTGCTGCGCGCCGGACTTCCTGGAGCACGCCCGCCGCCCGGTCCGCGAGGCCGTGCTGCTGACCACCACCCTCGCCGTCCCCCACGCCGGCCGCCCCTGA
- a CDS encoding LLM class flavin-dependent oxidoreductase, which translates to MPTPDVPLQKLGFLTIGVFDGADPRPGMEALLTQIQLGEELGFDSAWLRHRHLQFGVSSPVAIMAAASQRTSRIELGTAVTPLAWENPLRLAEDLATVDLLSGGRINPGVSTSQPMRWDDVKDALYPDTQDVEDFSYERVSRFLAMVGGEPVTTATTQGIEVYSDRIQPHSPGLRDRVWYGAGSHRSAAWAASQRLNLLTSSVLTGATDGDFAGTQGAQIAAYREAFPEGRVSQGLVVIPTDSATPAQREKYEAYAAARLPRTREPQGPGKLLFAPDVVGTSEQIAEQLYAHAGFQQVTEVAFALPFSFDHEDYVQILTDTAQELGPALGWSPAA; encoded by the coding sequence GTGCCCACGCCCGACGTGCCCCTGCAGAAGCTCGGCTTCCTCACCATCGGCGTCTTCGACGGCGCCGACCCCCGCCCGGGGATGGAGGCGCTGCTGACGCAGATCCAGCTGGGCGAGGAGCTCGGCTTCGACTCGGCGTGGCTGCGGCACCGGCACCTGCAGTTCGGCGTCTCGAGCCCGGTCGCGATCATGGCCGCTGCCTCGCAGCGCACCTCGCGGATCGAGCTGGGGACGGCGGTGACCCCGCTGGCGTGGGAGAACCCGCTGCGGCTGGCCGAGGACCTGGCCACGGTCGACCTGCTGTCCGGCGGGCGGATCAACCCCGGGGTGAGCACCAGCCAGCCGATGCGCTGGGACGACGTCAAGGACGCGCTCTACCCCGACACCCAGGACGTCGAGGACTTCAGCTACGAGCGGGTCAGCCGGTTCCTGGCCATGGTCGGCGGGGAGCCGGTGACCACCGCGACCACGCAGGGCATCGAGGTGTACTCCGACAGGATCCAGCCGCACTCCCCGGGCCTGCGCGACCGGGTCTGGTACGGCGCGGGCAGCCACCGCTCGGCGGCGTGGGCGGCGTCCCAGCGGCTGAACCTGCTCACCTCCAGCGTGCTCACCGGCGCCACCGACGGCGACTTCGCCGGCACCCAGGGCGCCCAGATCGCCGCCTACCGGGAGGCGTTCCCCGAGGGCCGGGTCTCCCAGGGCCTCGTCGTCATCCCCACCGACTCGGCCACCCCCGCGCAGCGGGAGAAGTACGAGGCCTACGCCGCAGCCCGGCTGCCCCGCACCCGCGAGCCGCAGGGGCCGGGCAAGCTGCTCTTCGCCCCGGACGTCGTCGGGACGTCCGAGCAGATCGCCGAGCAGCTGTACGCACACGCCGGGTTCCAGCAGGTCACCGAGGTCGCCTTCGCGCTCCCGTTCAGCTTCGACCACGAGGACTACGTGCAGATCCTCACCGACACGGCCCAGGAGCTCGGCCCGGCGCTGGGCTGGTCGCCCGCGGCCTGA
- a CDS encoding M20 family dipeptidase has protein sequence MSATEQVLADLAEYVAIPSDSRSATPETMRAAAEWLTGQLAFAGGRVEETAGHPVVRGEWLGAPGAPTVLVYGHYDVQPTGDLAEWTTPPYELTRTTVRGADVVRGRGATDDKGPVLLVLHLARRLLAERGTLPVNLRFLIEGEEEIGSPHLGDYVRAHAADLVCDLVVSADGAMWRPTEPSISIASKGLVSLDVVVTGASTDLHSGRYGGTVANPVHALARLLSSLHDDDGTIAVPGFYDGVPALTEDRRAELAAIAFDEDAYRESLGVSELAGEPGFDTLTRLWERPTLEVNGVTGGGKYSVVPHTATAHVTCRLVGEQDPDAVVAAVTAHVLGQRLPGVRVEVHDDGVRVPAYRIEPDHPAVVAGRAALAEVHPGEEVLLAVIAGTLPCTALFEDVLGVKTLFFSFATADEQHHAPDEFFRVARIEAGMRAWAGLWDRLAAS, from the coding sequence GTGAGCGCCACCGAACAGGTGCTGGCCGACCTCGCGGAGTACGTGGCGATCCCCAGCGACAGCCGCAGCGCCACCCCGGAGACGATGCGGGCCGCCGCCGAGTGGCTCACCGGGCAGCTGGCGTTCGCCGGCGGCCGGGTCGAGGAGACCGCCGGCCACCCCGTCGTCCGCGGCGAGTGGCTCGGCGCACCGGGCGCGCCCACCGTGCTGGTCTACGGGCACTACGACGTGCAGCCCACCGGTGACCTCGCCGAGTGGACCACCCCGCCCTACGAGCTGACGCGCACCACGGTGCGCGGTGCGGACGTCGTCCGCGGCCGGGGTGCCACCGACGACAAGGGCCCGGTGCTGCTGGTGCTGCACCTGGCCCGCCGGCTGCTCGCCGAGCGCGGCACCCTCCCGGTCAACCTGCGGTTCCTGATCGAGGGCGAGGAGGAGATCGGCAGCCCGCACCTGGGCGACTACGTGCGTGCGCACGCCGCCGACCTGGTCTGCGACCTCGTCGTCTCCGCCGACGGCGCGATGTGGCGGCCCACCGAGCCCTCGATCTCGATCGCCTCCAAGGGCCTGGTCTCCCTCGACGTGGTCGTCACCGGGGCCTCGACCGACCTGCACTCCGGGCGGTACGGCGGCACGGTGGCCAACCCGGTGCACGCCCTGGCCCGGCTGCTCTCCTCGCTGCACGACGACGACGGCACGATCGCCGTCCCCGGCTTCTACGACGGCGTGCCGGCGCTGACCGAGGATCGGCGAGCGGAGCTCGCCGCGATCGCCTTCGACGAGGACGCCTACCGGGAGTCCCTCGGGGTGTCCGAGCTCGCCGGGGAACCCGGGTTCGACACGCTGACCCGGCTCTGGGAGCGGCCCACGCTGGAGGTCAACGGGGTCACCGGCGGCGGGAAGTACTCGGTCGTCCCGCACACCGCGACCGCCCATGTGACCTGCCGGCTGGTGGGGGAGCAGGACCCGGACGCGGTGGTGGCCGCGGTGACCGCGCACGTGCTCGGCCAGCGGCTGCCCGGTGTGCGGGTCGAGGTGCACGACGACGGCGTGCGGGTGCCGGCCTACCGGATCGAGCCCGACCACCCCGCGGTCGTCGCCGGCCGGGCCGCGCTCGCCGAGGTGCACCCCGGCGAGGAGGTGCTGCTGGCCGTCATCGCCGGCACCCTGCCGTGCACCGCGCTGTTCGAGGACGTGCTGGGGGTCAAGACGCTGTTCTTCTCCTTCGCCACCGCCGACGAGCAGCACCACGCCCCGGACGAGTTCTTCCGGGTCGCCCGGATCGAGGCCGGGATGCGGGCCTGGGCCGGGCTCTGGGACCGGTTGGCGGCGTCGTGA
- a CDS encoding diguanylate cyclase — MTYSSYDHLAGDLGLPVVPLAPDGPRVAPWSTPPAPDVVARARRLVDGSLTISLHDHPVLFPADMADTPRYNRTGRQHTAFAGLAASGLTVVFDNMMDGTACVTGNAPWQWDDVVLDLGMRLADLAHQSAVVVVRTVADIEAAHAAGTVGLVFGLEAATPIGNDLDKLDVLFGLGIRQCGIAYSDANALGSGCNEPVDGGLTALGRRAVRRMNQLGLAVDVSHSSDRTGIDACSVSDAPVFCTHAGARAVWDVPRLKGDDLIRAVADTGGVIGISAAPHTTVSHAHPAHSLASVMDHLLYCIDLVGIEHVGLGPDTLFGDHVGLHTALAGLLQTEPRPGAPEPVRVPWVDGLENPAECFPNVAAFLLDRGFADADVRAVLGGNVLRALRDIWP, encoded by the coding sequence GTGACCTACTCCTCCTACGACCACCTGGCCGGCGACCTGGGCCTGCCCGTCGTCCCGCTCGCCCCGGACGGCCCGCGGGTCGCGCCGTGGTCGACGCCCCCGGCACCCGACGTCGTCGCCCGGGCGCGCCGGCTGGTCGACGGGTCGCTGACGATCAGCCTGCACGACCACCCGGTGCTCTTCCCGGCCGACATGGCCGACACCCCGCGGTACAACCGCACCGGCCGGCAGCACACCGCGTTCGCCGGGCTCGCGGCGTCCGGGCTGACCGTGGTGTTCGACAACATGATGGACGGCACCGCCTGCGTCACCGGCAACGCGCCCTGGCAGTGGGACGACGTCGTGCTCGACCTCGGGATGCGGCTGGCCGACCTGGCGCACCAGTCCGCCGTGGTCGTCGTCCGCACCGTGGCCGACATCGAGGCCGCGCACGCCGCCGGCACCGTCGGGTTGGTGTTCGGGCTGGAGGCCGCCACCCCGATCGGCAACGACCTGGACAAGCTGGACGTGCTGTTCGGGCTGGGCATCCGGCAGTGCGGGATCGCCTACTCCGACGCCAACGCGCTCGGCTCGGGCTGCAACGAACCGGTCGACGGCGGGCTCACCGCGCTGGGGCGCCGCGCCGTCCGGCGGATGAACCAGCTCGGCCTGGCCGTCGACGTCTCGCACTCCTCCGACCGGACCGGCATCGACGCGTGTTCGGTCTCGGACGCGCCGGTGTTCTGCACGCACGCCGGCGCCCGGGCGGTCTGGGACGTCCCACGGCTCAAGGGCGACGACCTCATCCGGGCCGTGGCCGACACCGGCGGGGTCATCGGCATCTCGGCCGCCCCGCACACCACCGTGTCGCACGCGCACCCCGCGCACAGCCTGGCCTCCGTGATGGACCACCTCCTGTACTGCATCGACCTGGTGGGCATCGAGCACGTCGGGCTGGGCCCGGACACCCTGTTCGGCGACCACGTCGGGCTGCACACCGCCCTCGCCGGGCTGCTGCAGACCGAGCCCCGCCCCGGCGCCCCCGAGCCCGTCCGGGTCCCGTGGGTCGACGGCCTGGAGAACCCCGCCGAGTGCTTCCCCAACGTCGCGGCGTTCCTGCTCGACCGCGGGTTCGCCGACGCCGACGTCCGCGCCGTCCTGGGCGGCAACGTCCTGCGCGCCCTCCGCGACATCTGGCCCTGA
- a CDS encoding methylaspartate ammonia-lyase, producing MRIADVLAVPVRGGFFTDDQAAILAGAEHDGFGYAGAPVTPGFTAIRQPAQALSVLLVLEDGSVEHGDCAAVQYSGVGGRDPVFDAVAARDVVLHQVAPLLRGRDVSGFRPVAEELAQLPVHTAIGYGVSQALLAVAARHQRRTMAEVVRDEYATGVELAAVPLYGQTGDDRYTGAEKMLLHRVDVLPHGLFNSLALIGAQGERLADYLRWLVARAGELAPGHRPRLHVDVYGTLGLAFGGDVGAVAAYLAALGEACAPFELAVEHPVDGGDRAGQIAVSAALRTELTRLGSPVRVVVDEWCNTADDVRVFLAADAADVVQVKTPDLGSLTHTVEALLAVRAAGVEAFCGGTCAETERSAQVTAHVAMACGASQVLAKPGMGLDEGLMVVGNEMARTLALAGTR from the coding sequence GTGAGGATCGCCGACGTCCTCGCCGTCCCGGTGCGGGGCGGGTTCTTCACCGACGACCAGGCCGCGATCCTGGCCGGGGCCGAGCACGACGGGTTCGGCTACGCCGGGGCCCCGGTCACCCCCGGCTTCACCGCGATCCGGCAGCCCGCCCAGGCGCTGAGCGTGCTGCTGGTGCTCGAGGACGGCTCGGTCGAGCACGGCGACTGCGCCGCGGTGCAGTACAGCGGGGTCGGCGGGCGGGACCCGGTGTTCGACGCGGTCGCGGCCCGGGACGTGGTGCTGCATCAGGTCGCCCCGCTCCTCCGGGGCCGGGACGTGTCGGGGTTCCGGCCGGTCGCCGAGGAGCTCGCACAGCTGCCGGTGCACACCGCGATCGGCTACGGGGTGAGCCAGGCGCTGCTCGCCGTCGCCGCCCGGCACCAGCGCCGCACGATGGCCGAGGTGGTCCGCGACGAGTACGCCACCGGCGTCGAGCTGGCCGCCGTGCCGCTGTACGGGCAGACCGGCGACGACCGGTACACCGGCGCGGAGAAGATGCTGCTGCACCGGGTCGACGTGCTGCCGCACGGGCTGTTCAACTCCCTCGCGCTGATCGGGGCGCAGGGGGAGCGGCTGGCCGACTACCTGCGCTGGCTGGTGGCCCGGGCCGGCGAACTGGCCCCCGGGCACCGGCCCCGGCTGCACGTGGACGTCTACGGCACCCTCGGGCTGGCCTTCGGCGGGGACGTCGGCGCGGTCGCTGCGTACCTGGCCGCGCTCGGGGAGGCGTGCGCGCCGTTCGAGCTGGCCGTCGAGCACCCGGTGGACGGCGGGGACCGGGCCGGCCAGATCGCGGTGTCGGCCGCGCTGCGCACCGAGCTCACCCGGCTCGGCAGCCCGGTGCGGGTGGTGGTCGACGAGTGGTGCAACACCGCCGACGACGTCCGGGTCTTCCTCGCCGCGGACGCCGCCGACGTGGTGCAGGTCAAGACCCCGGACCTGGGCTCGCTGACGCACACCGTCGAGGCGCTGCTCGCCGTCCGGGCGGCCGGGGTCGAGGCGTTCTGCGGCGGCACGTGCGCCGAGACCGAACGGTCGGCGCAGGTCACCGCGCACGTGGCGATGGCCTGCGGGGCGTCGCAGGTGCTGGCCAAACCGGGGATGGGACTGGACGAGGGGTTGATGGTCGTGGGCAACGAGATGGCCCGGACGCTGGCGCTGGCGGGCACCCGGTGA
- a CDS encoding alcohol dehydrogenase catalytic domain-containing protein, with amino-acid sequence MRAAVHQAAGVVTVEDVPDAALVEPTDAVVRVLRSCICGSDLWSYRGITQRAAGSRCGHEFLGEVTDVGAAVSTVRPGDLVVSPFTWSDNTCPACLDGVHTRCDAGGGFGAPGSDGGQGEAVRVPQADGTLVAVPGGRAGIDDAQLPALLALSDVMATGLHGAVLAGVGEGSTVVVIGDGAVGLCAVLGARAVLGAERVVLMSRHADRAAVGRSFGATDVIAERGEEGIATVRELTGRGAPHVVEAVGTPQSWEMALGMARVGGRIGAVGVPHTSPEIALFPIVRQHLTVSAGIAPVRRYLPDLVDRVLAGTLDPGPVFDLTLPLERVAEGYAAMDERRSIKTVLAG; translated from the coding sequence ATGAGGGCCGCCGTGCACCAGGCCGCCGGCGTCGTCACCGTCGAGGACGTGCCGGACGCCGCGCTGGTCGAGCCCACCGACGCCGTCGTCCGGGTGCTGCGCTCGTGCATCTGCGGCTCGGACCTGTGGTCGTACCGCGGGATCACCCAGCGTGCGGCCGGCTCGCGCTGCGGGCACGAGTTCCTCGGCGAGGTCACCGACGTGGGCGCTGCGGTGTCCACCGTCCGCCCGGGGGACCTCGTGGTCTCCCCGTTCACCTGGTCGGACAACACCTGCCCGGCCTGCCTGGACGGCGTGCACACCCGCTGCGACGCCGGCGGCGGCTTCGGCGCCCCCGGCTCGGACGGCGGTCAGGGCGAGGCCGTCCGGGTGCCCCAGGCCGACGGCACCCTGGTCGCCGTGCCCGGTGGACGGGCCGGCATCGACGACGCCCAGCTGCCCGCGCTGCTGGCGCTGTCGGACGTGATGGCCACCGGCCTGCACGGCGCGGTGCTCGCCGGGGTCGGCGAGGGCTCCACCGTGGTCGTGATCGGGGACGGCGCCGTCGGGCTCTGCGCCGTCCTCGGGGCCCGGGCGGTGCTGGGTGCCGAGCGGGTCGTGCTGATGAGCCGGCACGCCGACCGGGCCGCCGTCGGCCGCTCCTTCGGGGCCACCGACGTGATCGCCGAGCGCGGCGAGGAGGGCATCGCCACCGTCCGCGAGCTCACCGGCCGCGGGGCGCCGCACGTCGTGGAGGCCGTGGGCACCCCGCAGTCCTGGGAGATGGCCCTGGGCATGGCCCGGGTGGGTGGCCGGATCGGCGCGGTGGGGGTGCCGCACACCTCGCCGGAGATCGCGCTGTTCCCGATCGTCCGCCAGCACCTGACCGTGTCCGCCGGCATCGCCCCGGTGCGCCGCTACCTGCCCGACCTGGTCGACCGGGTGCTGGCCGGCACGCTGGACCCCGGCCCGGTGTTCGACCTGACCCTGCCGCTGGAGCGGGTGGCCGAGGGCTACGCCGCGATGGACGAGCGCCGCTCGATCAAGACCGTGCTGGCCGGGTGA
- a CDS encoding NUDIX domain-containing protein codes for MPPRRSAGILLYRRTPELQVLLGHMGGPFWARKDEHAWSIPKGEHTEEEDPLAAARREFAEEIGSPAPEAVVPLGVVRGGKTLTVWAAEGDLDAEATVSNTFALEWPPRSGRMQEFPEIDRTAWLDLDTAAIKLVKGQLPFLDRLTELLGR; via the coding sequence GTGCCTCCACGTCGCAGCGCCGGGATCCTGCTCTACCGCCGCACCCCCGAGCTCCAGGTGCTGCTGGGCCACATGGGCGGGCCGTTCTGGGCGCGGAAGGACGAGCACGCCTGGTCGATCCCCAAGGGCGAGCACACCGAGGAGGAGGACCCGCTGGCCGCTGCGCGCCGGGAGTTCGCCGAGGAGATCGGCTCACCCGCGCCGGAGGCCGTCGTCCCGCTCGGGGTGGTGCGGGGCGGCAAGACGCTCACCGTCTGGGCCGCCGAGGGCGACCTGGACGCCGAGGCCACGGTGAGCAACACGTTCGCCCTGGAGTGGCCGCCCCGGTCGGGCCGCATGCAGGAGTTCCCCGAGATCGACCGCACCGCCTGGCTGGACCTCGACACCGCCGCGATCAAGCTCGTCAAGGGGCAGCTGCCCTTCCTCGACCGGCTCACCGAGCTGCTGGGCCGATGA
- a CDS encoding RNA polymerase sigma factor, with protein sequence MGTTHGGRDRAADRGPPLRRVSPLEEVFRAEHGRAVAVLTRQLGSLDLAEEAVAEAFAVAAATWPTRGVPPSPAGWVVTTARNKAVDRLRREAVGTAKTAQLALLQAQPEVVEVGAVRDDQLRLLFTCCHPALAPEARVALTLRMVGGLSTAAIARAFLVPEATMAARITRAKKKIAAARIPYRVPEAVDLPARLGSVLAVVALVGTEAHSPAGGDEPTRDDLLDEAVRLARLLVELLPDEPETLGLLALLLLTASRRPARVVGGVLVPLDAQDRTRWSRVHLEEGQELVRTCLRTGRPGPFQVQAAIAAVHADAPTWADTDWAQVVALYDQLPATPVVALNRAVAVAELDGPSVGLALVDRTGLDRSPVFHAVRADLLHRLDRPAEAAAAYAAALDRTSNAAERADLERRRAGLSG encoded by the coding sequence CTGGGGACGACGCACGGTGGCCGCGATCGGGCTGCCGATCGAGGTCCGCCCCTTCGTCGGGTGAGCCCGCTGGAGGAGGTCTTCCGCGCCGAGCACGGACGGGCGGTCGCCGTGCTCACCCGGCAGCTGGGCTCCCTGGACCTCGCGGAGGAGGCGGTGGCCGAGGCGTTCGCGGTGGCCGCGGCGACCTGGCCCACCCGGGGCGTGCCGCCGTCCCCGGCCGGGTGGGTGGTCACCACGGCCCGGAACAAGGCTGTCGACCGGCTCCGCCGGGAGGCCGTGGGGACGGCGAAGACCGCCCAGCTGGCCCTGCTGCAGGCGCAACCGGAGGTGGTGGAGGTGGGCGCGGTGCGCGACGACCAGCTCCGGCTGCTCTTCACCTGCTGCCACCCGGCGCTGGCCCCGGAGGCACGGGTGGCACTGACCCTGCGGATGGTCGGCGGGCTGTCGACCGCGGCGATCGCCCGGGCGTTCCTGGTGCCCGAGGCGACGATGGCGGCCCGGATCACCCGGGCGAAGAAGAAGATCGCCGCCGCCCGGATCCCGTACCGGGTGCCCGAGGCCGTCGACCTGCCCGCCCGGCTGGGGTCGGTGCTGGCGGTCGTCGCCCTCGTCGGCACCGAGGCGCACTCCCCCGCCGGCGGTGACGAGCCGACCCGGGACGACCTGCTGGACGAGGCCGTCCGGCTCGCCCGGCTGCTGGTCGAGCTGCTGCCCGACGAGCCGGAGACGCTGGGCCTGCTGGCGCTGCTGCTGCTGACCGCGTCGCGCCGTCCGGCCCGGGTGGTGGGCGGCGTGCTGGTGCCGCTGGACGCCCAGGACCGCACCCGCTGGTCGCGGGTGCACCTCGAGGAGGGCCAGGAGCTGGTGCGGACGTGCCTGCGGACCGGCCGGCCGGGGCCGTTCCAGGTGCAGGCGGCGATCGCGGCGGTGCACGCCGATGCACCGACCTGGGCCGACACCGATTGGGCGCAGGTGGTCGCGCTGTACGACCAGCTGCCGGCGACGCCGGTCGTGGCGCTGAACCGGGCGGTCGCCGTCGCCGAGCTGGACGGGCCGTCGGTCGGCCTGGCGCTGGTGGACCGGACCGGGCTGGACCGCTCCCCGGTCTTCCACGCCGTCCGCGCGGACCTGCTGCACCGGCTGGACCGCCCGGCCGAGGCGGCAGCCGCCTACGCAGCCGCGCTGGACCGGACGTCGAACGCCGCCGAGCGCGCCGACCTCGAGCGGCGGAGGGCCGGGCTCAGCGGGTGA